The DNA segment CAGCAGGCCGACCAGCAAGAACAGCGCGGAGTTGGCGAGGAAGGCGACCACGTCCCACACGACGCGCACGGTCTCCTGTCCCGCGGGAGTAAGGCTGCGTCCGGCGAGTCCGGCGAACGCAACGCCCGCGGCGACCACGCCGATGACGCCGCTCGCGCGCATCGCCTCGGCCGCGACGTACGCCGCGGCCGCCGCCACTAAGAGCCTATCCCAAAACCTGCCTGGCATGTTAAACTTTCATTACTAA comes from the bacterium genome and includes:
- a CDS encoding cation:proton antiporter — its product is MAAAAAYVAAEAMRASGVIGVVAAGVAFAGLAGRSLTPAGQETVRVVWDVVAFLANSALFLLVGLL